A genomic region of Dactylococcopsis salina PCC 8305 contains the following coding sequences:
- a CDS encoding ISAs1 family transposase: MSSLISYLKQVKDWRDRSGQRHPLWWVLFIVILGLMMGNLSYRDLAAFGKNKHYYLTRLGKSPKLKSPSYSTIRRAMMGVDNNDLIQVFNQWAAQLSSPDELSNWIAIDGKSIKSTLTDTYGNKQNFASIVSWFSQDNGLVLALEKLENKKTSEIYCVREMVNNTPLSNQVLTLDAVHCQKETIKTINRSRNDYVIAVKKNQPKLYNRLEEIAHNQISDQEDIRTETSHGRQVTRTVSVFRIPETLQEIWISSQCFIKVERKGTRKNSLIIKLFII; this comes from the coding sequence ATGTCTAGTTTAATCAGTTACTTAAAACAAGTCAAGGACTGGCGCGATCGCAGTGGACAAAGACATCCCCTATGGTGGGTACTTTTCATTGTTATTCTTGGTTTAATGATGGGTAACTTAAGTTACCGAGACTTAGCTGCCTTTGGAAAAAATAAGCATTACTACCTCACTCGTTTAGGAAAATCTCCTAAGCTAAAGTCGCCATCTTATTCAACAATTAGAAGAGCCATGATGGGAGTAGATAATAATGATTTAATTCAAGTTTTTAACCAATGGGCTGCTCAATTATCTTCCCCAGATGAACTTTCTAATTGGATCGCGATTGATGGTAAAAGTATTAAGTCAACTTTAACTGATACCTACGGAAATAAGCAGAATTTTGCTTCAATTGTCTCTTGGTTTAGTCAGGACAATGGGTTAGTTTTAGCTCTAGAAAAATTAGAGAATAAAAAGACTTCAGAAATTTACTGTGTTCGAGAGATGGTGAATAACACGCCTTTATCAAATCAAGTTTTGACTCTGGATGCAGTTCACTGTCAAAAAGAAACAATTAAAACGATTAATCGCTCTCGTAATGATTATGTAATTGCGGTGAAGAAAAATCAACCGAAATTGTACAACCGTTTAGAAGAAATCGCTCATAATCAGATTTCTGATCAGGAAGATATTCGAACAGAAACGAGTCACGGACGACAAGTTACTCGAACCGTATCTGTCTTTAGAATTCCAGAAACTCTTCAAGAAATTTGGATCAGTAGTCAGTGTTTTATCAAAGTAGAAAGGAAAGGCACTCGAAAAAATAGCCTTATCATCAAATTGTTTATTATTTAA
- a CDS encoding glycoside hydrolase family 15 protein gives MLLIQNEQLLNFLKRNYSKSDLQEIFAFLQKQNTLKFSTLKNGLFPAAMLDENTEYTGYSNVWVRDNVHVAHAHYVWGKTDIATKNAQTLMRYFTKHRSRFEAIIQQPSLAKNVMNRPHIRFNGNTLEENSEDWPHAQNDALGYFLWFYCLLAREGLIKVSESDVETLALFPLYFRAIEFWQDEDSGHWEETRKISASSIGCVIAGLKALKQLNFNADFVAHCCQYNGIVITPRLLEELIQQGNAALNRILPAECIQDDPKKKREYDGALLFLIYPLNVVSKTMRETLLDRVLENLEGNYGIKRYLGDSFWFPNYKSILSQKERTADFSNEIEKRDAFLQPGEEAQWCIFDPIISAIFGQKYQENPRSNNLQQQTHYLNRSLGQITGKDSEFGAYKCPELYHREGEKYVPSDATPLLWTQANLMIALKFMSTVCWVE, from the coding sequence ATGCTACTGATTCAGAATGAACAATTACTCAACTTCTTAAAACGAAATTACAGTAAGTCTGATCTACAAGAAATATTCGCCTTTTTGCAAAAACAAAACACCCTCAAATTTTCGACACTAAAAAACGGTTTATTTCCAGCGGCGATGCTGGATGAAAACACCGAATATACGGGTTATTCTAATGTTTGGGTGCGTGATAATGTTCATGTTGCTCATGCTCATTATGTGTGGGGAAAAACCGATATTGCGACAAAAAATGCACAAACTTTGATGCGGTATTTTACAAAGCATCGATCGCGCTTTGAAGCCATTATTCAACAACCGAGTTTAGCAAAAAATGTAATGAATCGTCCTCACATTCGGTTTAATGGTAACACTTTAGAAGAAAACTCAGAAGACTGGCCCCACGCTCAAAATGATGCGTTAGGTTACTTTTTATGGTTTTATTGTCTCCTCGCGCGAGAAGGGTTAATTAAAGTTAGTGAGTCGGATGTGGAAACCTTAGCACTGTTTCCTCTTTACTTTAGGGCGATCGAATTTTGGCAAGATGAAGATAGTGGACATTGGGAAGAAACTCGCAAAATTTCCGCTTCTAGTATCGGCTGTGTGATAGCGGGTTTAAAAGCATTAAAACAACTGAATTTTAATGCTGATTTTGTCGCCCACTGCTGTCAGTATAATGGAATTGTGATTACTCCTCGTCTTTTAGAAGAATTAATTCAACAAGGAAACGCAGCACTAAATCGTATTCTTCCAGCCGAATGTATTCAAGATGATCCCAAGAAAAAACGGGAATATGACGGGGCGTTATTGTTTTTGATTTATCCTTTAAATGTTGTCTCCAAAACCATGAGAGAAACCCTGCTCGATCGGGTTTTAGAAAACTTAGAAGGAAACTATGGAATTAAACGTTATTTAGGAGATTCTTTCTGGTTTCCCAACTATAAAAGCATTTTAAGCCAAAAGGAACGCACCGCCGACTTTAGTAACGAAATTGAAAAACGAGACGCATTTTTACAACCTGGCGAAGAAGCGCAATGGTGTATTTTTGATCCGATTATATCAGCAATTTTTGGACAAAAATATCAAGAAAATCCTCGCTCAAATAACCTTCAACAACAAACCCATTATCTCAACCGTTCATTAGGACAAATTACGGGAAAGGATAGCGAATTTGGTGCTTATAAATGTCCTGAACTTTATCATAGAGAAGGAGAGAAATATGTTCCCAGTGACGCGACTCCTCTCTTATGGACACAAGCCAATTTAATGATTGCGTTAAAATTTATGTCAACCGTATGTTGGGTGGAGTAG
- a CDS encoding ISAs1 family transposase, whose translation MVYYLSSCYQTAQNFSKKIQGHWGIENQLHWVKDVIFSEDVSPVHHLQSAVNFSVLKTICLNLFRLLGFLSVTEARRWLGERLWLLPILIE comes from the coding sequence ATTGTTTATTATTTAAGTAGTTGTTACCAAACGGCTCAAAATTTTAGTAAAAAGATTCAGGGACATTGGGGAATTGAGAACCAACTACATTGGGTTAAAGATGTTATTTTTTCTGAAGATGTTTCCCCGGTACACCATCTTCAGTCAGCAGTCAACTTTTCAGTATTAAAAACCATTTGTCTTAATCTTTTCAGACTATTAGGCTTTTTATCAGTTACTGAAGCCCGAAGATGGCTTGGAGAGAGGCTTTGGCTACTACCCATTTTGATAGAATGA
- a CDS encoding endonuclease domain-containing protein, with the protein MSYLPYNKKLVSRAKELRKNMTLAERKIWFEYLRNFPHRVYRQRPIEQFIVDFYCPKLKLVIEIDGESHYTENAQEYDRERTEVLQGYGLRVIRFNNEEVLQNFTGVVGMIEDLISSNFSDQS; encoded by the coding sequence ATGTCTTACTTACCTTACAATAAAAAATTAGTCTCAAGAGCTAAAGAATTAAGAAAAAACATGACTTTAGCTGAGAGGAAAATTTGGTTTGAATATCTCAGAAATTTTCCCCATCGTGTTTATCGACAGCGCCCGATCGAGCAATTTATTGTTGATTTTTATTGTCCAAAATTAAAGTTAGTGATAGAAATTGATGGTGAGAGTCATTACACTGAAAATGCTCAGGAATACGATCGAGAAAGGACTGAGGTTTTACAAGGGTATGGGTTAAGGGTGATTCGATTTAATAATGAAGAGGTCTTACAGAATTTTACAGGAGTTGTAGGAATGATTGAGGATTTGATTTCCTCTAACTTTTCTGATCAAAGTTGA
- the dcm gene encoding DNA (cytosine-5-)-methyltransferase, which produces MSGRELQFQPLKFIDLFAGIGGFHYGLHDLGLQCVFASELDRKARETYEHNFKQISPQLFTGETQPLFNQDITQQDFNLIPDHDVLCGGFPCQPFSIAGYRKGLKDQGRGDLFFTILEIIRRKKPAVIFLENVKNLLSHDQGKTYNYMKTLISEEGYYVTEKVLNTMTYGNLPQNRERLYILGFKSKIAYSHFAFPQPVPLTTEFRSMLENKEIDDYFYYNNKPLYERLKKEVVKTNTVYQWRRVYVRENKRGVCPTLTANMGTGGHNVPIIKDEKGIRKLTPLECLRLQGFPKEFTFPETLSRGNQYKQVGNAVSVSVVKSIAQQIKLQCIN; this is translated from the coding sequence ATGAGTGGAAGAGAGTTACAATTTCAGCCCTTAAAATTTATTGATCTGTTTGCTGGTATCGGAGGGTTTCATTATGGATTACATGATCTAGGGTTACAATGCGTTTTTGCCAGTGAACTCGATCGAAAAGCGCGAGAGACTTATGAACATAATTTTAAGCAGATTTCTCCTCAACTTTTCACAGGAGAAACGCAACCGTTGTTTAATCAAGATATAACACAACAAGATTTTAATTTAATTCCAGACCATGATGTTTTATGTGGTGGGTTTCCTTGTCAACCGTTTTCTATTGCGGGTTATCGCAAGGGATTAAAAGATCAAGGAAGAGGAGATTTATTCTTTACAATTTTAGAAATTATTCGGAGAAAAAAGCCTGCTGTAATTTTCTTAGAAAATGTCAAGAATTTATTGAGTCATGATCAGGGGAAAACTTATAATTATATGAAAACATTAATCAGTGAAGAAGGATATTATGTAACAGAGAAAGTTCTCAATACAATGACCTATGGAAACCTCCCACAAAATCGAGAACGGTTGTATATTTTAGGATTTAAAAGTAAAATTGCATATTCCCATTTTGCGTTCCCTCAACCCGTTCCTTTAACTACTGAATTTCGATCGATGCTGGAGAATAAAGAAATTGATGATTACTTTTATTATAACAATAAACCTTTATATGAACGCTTAAAAAAGGAAGTGGTTAAAACGAATACAGTTTACCAGTGGAGAAGGGTTTATGTGCGAGAAAATAAAAGGGGAGTCTGTCCGACTTTAACCGCAAATATGGGAACAGGGGGTCATAATGTTCCAATTATTAAAGATGAAAAAGGGATTAGAAAATTAACGCCATTAGAATGTTTAAGATTACAGGGATTTCCCAAAGAGTTCACTTTTCCAGAAACTCTCTCTAGAGGAAACCAGTATAAACAAGTAGGAAATGCGGTTTCAGTTTCAGTTGTGAAATCGATCGCGCAACAAATCAAATTACAGTGTATTAATTAG
- the ribE gene encoding riboflavin synthase: MFTGLIQAQGIIQELGGDRFKITIPPGHTHPLLDEMIMGDSVAVDGVCLTVENLLPDGFIATASPETLNRTTLGSRGEASHYVNLEPSLKVGSKLGGHFVTGHVDGVGCVLKLIATDRAWEITFGPLNALATVWEENIAPYIIPKGSIAINGISLTIAECDPNGSWFQCAVIPVTYQETNLSSLQEGNWVNLESDILGKYVNKLLHHRSSNNSDSEISFSFLAEHGYI, from the coding sequence ATGTTTACTGGATTAATTCAAGCACAAGGCATTATTCAAGAATTGGGAGGCGATCGATTTAAGATTACCATTCCCCCAGGACATACCCATCCCCTCCTCGATGAAATGATTATGGGTGATAGTGTCGCCGTTGATGGCGTTTGTCTCACCGTAGAAAACCTTTTACCCGATGGCTTCATCGCCACTGCTTCCCCAGAAACCCTCAACCGAACCACTCTTGGTAGTCGCGGTGAGGCAAGTCATTATGTCAACCTTGAACCCTCTCTAAAAGTTGGCTCGAAATTAGGCGGACATTTTGTCACAGGTCACGTTGACGGGGTGGGATGTGTCTTAAAATTGATCGCGACCGATCGCGCCTGGGAAATAACTTTTGGTCCACTGAACGCATTGGCGACAGTATGGGAAGAAAACATTGCTCCTTATATTATCCCGAAAGGAAGTATTGCGATCAATGGGATTAGTTTAACGATCGCCGAATGTGATCCCAATGGGAGTTGGTTTCAATGTGCCGTGATTCCTGTTACCTATCAAGAAACGAACCTCTCTAGTTTGCAGGAAGGAAACTGGGTTAATTTAGAAAGTGATATTTTAGGAAAATACGTCAATAAACTGCTTCATCATCGTTCTAGCAACAATTCCGACAGTGAAATCAGCTTCTCTTTCCTCGCTGAACATGGTTATATTTAG